In a single window of the Natronosalvus caseinilyticus genome:
- a CDS encoding NAD-dependent epimerase/dehydratase family protein, with protein sequence MTSQRSSIQDDTNEPPTIAVTGAAGFIGSRVLHLLEQTHPDWSVRAIDNQYRGQVSAVGSVDIEHVDIRDRNRLESVLDGADIVLHLAAVSGVDDCDTNRDLAYDVNVTGTNDVAWFCRKTGAALVFPFSMAVLGDPDTFPITADDPRDPLNWYGRTKLLGERAIDTLADGAFPAHLFLKSNLYGDHVVDGTVVSKPTVINFFVNRATSNEPLTVYKPGTQSRNFVHVKDVARAYIHSCERLLEQLETGETGTEIYEIAGTEDPSVMSVAETVQAIAREELNVDVDVELVENPRSGETMVESFTVDTSRADEQLGWSPRHTIEESVRELLQRAEG encoded by the coding sequence ATGACGAGTCAACGATCATCGATACAAGACGACACGAACGAACCGCCGACGATTGCCGTCACCGGCGCGGCCGGATTCATCGGCAGCCGCGTCCTTCACCTGCTGGAACAAACGCATCCCGACTGGTCCGTTCGCGCGATCGATAACCAGTACCGGGGTCAGGTTTCCGCGGTCGGGTCGGTCGACATCGAACACGTCGACATTCGAGACCGTAACCGGCTGGAATCGGTGCTCGACGGAGCGGATATCGTGCTCCACCTGGCAGCAGTCAGCGGGGTCGACGACTGCGATACCAACCGCGACCTCGCCTACGACGTCAACGTCACCGGAACGAACGACGTCGCGTGGTTCTGCCGAAAAACGGGTGCCGCGCTCGTCTTCCCGTTTAGCATGGCCGTTCTCGGCGACCCAGACACGTTCCCGATTACGGCGGACGATCCACGGGACCCGCTCAACTGGTACGGCCGAACCAAGCTCCTCGGCGAACGCGCGATCGACACGCTGGCCGACGGTGCGTTTCCGGCCCACCTGTTCCTCAAGTCGAACCTCTACGGCGACCACGTCGTCGACGGAACGGTCGTCTCGAAACCGACGGTGATCAACTTCTTCGTCAACCGGGCCACGTCGAACGAGCCGTTGACGGTGTACAAACCGGGCACCCAATCGAGAAACTTCGTTCACGTCAAAGACGTCGCCAGAGCGTACATCCACAGCTGCGAACGACTGCTCGAGCAACTCGAGACGGGCGAGACCGGCACCGAGATTTACGAGATAGCCGGTACCGAGGATCCCTCCGTGATGTCGGTCGCGGAAACCGTTCAGGCGATCGCCCGCGAGGAACTGAACGTCGACGTCGACGTTGAACTCGTCGAAAACCCCCGAAGTGGCGAAACGATGGTCGAAAGCTTCACCGTCGACACGTCGAGGGCAGACGAGCAGCTGGGCTGGTCGCCACGACACACGATCGAGGAATCGGTTCGAGAACTCCTGCAGCGAGCAGAGGGTTGA